Genomic window (Lycium barbarum isolate Lr01 chromosome 2, ASM1917538v2, whole genome shotgun sequence):
ATCACCAACAGCTACATGCACATATATCATGGAAGAAAGAGAATAAGCATATATTGGCTCAAGAAGTTCGAAACTGATACAATTAGGATATCATTGCTAGTATTAATCATTGGCTTTCTTTCATAATCACAATTTGCATACATTATTTGGTGGTGTCCTCTTTATGTATGTTTGACAACCATAAATTGCTATCCTTCATTGCACTCACAGCTCTTCATTGTCTTCCTCTattacaatacaacaacaacaacaacaataacatacacagtgtaatcccacaaagtggggagactagagtgtacgcagaccttacctctattaCAATAGTAAGCAAAAAATTATAGAGAAGGGATAAGAGACAAACAGTTGAGTGGTAAAAAGCATAAATGTCATCCACTATTTATAAGGAttataaagtaaatgattttCTTAGCTACTACTCAAAAGCACTTAATGTTTTCTTCTAATAGCTTGCCAAACACCTCGATTTCTTAAAATAAGCACATTTAGCTACCAAGAAACTTGGCGAAACATGCTATAAGTAACCTTGATATCAACAAACGAGGAACATTTACAGACCCAATCAGCCCAAACATTATCAAAGTTCAATCAATCAACTGCGCCACAACCCTAAACTAGTTGGCTCGGCTATTTGAATCATTGAACACGAATTCCACTCTATCCGAACCCATTTCATTCCAATGCTGATAAATAAATCTCAAACATTATAAGCATGATAAATCTTTTGGTATATCCCTTGTATACAGTCGTTCtttggccatgtttatgaatgaaaatacttTTACTTGATTAAGTATAAAGAATGCACCTTTGCTTCCAACATCTTGTGATATGGCAAGAGCTGTCTTCCCCGTACCAGGCGGACCAGCTTGCAGTAATGCCCGACCAGCCATCTTATTTTGGCATATCATATCAACCACAAGCAATTTCGGAATACCCAAACAACAAATCGACAGAAGTTTTAGCAGAAAAGAAGGGAAAAAAGTAGAGAGGATTTTGGGAGACAAGTGTTTTGAGGTCGAGTGGGACTGGCATCGTATATCTGTTTTTCGAGGTCGGTATTTctaaaattaattatttatttatttaaatatatgCAAAATTAActtatgtttttattttttcttaaataaataCCGACCTCTAAAATTTAGTTTTTCAGAATTTTATTATGAAATACCCACCTCGTGAGGTcggtttttctaaaaaaaaattaagaaaataaaaaggaagcttataccaacctcatgaggtcgctTTTTTTCCGACCTCATTGAGGTCGATTTTTGTAGGTCGCTTTTCagcatttttttagtagtgacacTTGCTGCTTTCATTATATGGTTAACGACGTCGTAACGGTTCATTGAAGGGAAAATTGGAGCTACTAGGTCAAGGTGATGGAGTGATAGGAATGGTGATTGAGGATGAGCCGATAAAAAGCTGGATATGTCGCCTCGCAAGTcaatctgaaataacatgacaaaGTCATTTTTTGGCGTtcagttattaaaaaaaaatgttttttcgaGTCAAACTTAGAGGGAGAATAAGCTCACTCTCACTTTTGGCTGGATAAAATAGTTTGTCATACAACTATCttaacttttaaaatttatgatttaAAATAAATCATAGATATTTGTGAAACTGTAAATTAAATCAtcttattaagggtaaaatgagacgtttagagttaaattgtttctaaatatagaaacacactatcattctttttggcataGATCAAAAAGGAACatgcatatataatatacatTGGAATAGAGGGAATACTACATATTTTTCTGGAAAATAATTTTCACTCACcaaccgagacatttgaaaagtatttttagtGAAAAGTATTTCTTTCCGCGAAAATGCCTCCAAACACACTAATATGAAAATATCATTGCTCTCTAGAAAAATAAAATTGACTTTCATCTTTTTAAACTAACCCAATAAGATTAGTAAAGTAAGGCCCAACTCAACTTACTTCCTAGGCTAGATGCGGATCTATAATGTATATATCTGATTATGCACTTAGTTATTGTTTTGTATCAATTTGAGATCGATGTATGAGTTCATACATTTCAAATCAAGAATCCGTCTCTCCGAGGCACTCTGTCCAGTGGTATATTAACTTAAGTAATGAAAAAACAACTAACATGATAAGGTAAAGTCTAAAGAGTTTGATTACCAACCTGATGAAACCCCTTTTCTAGCGTAATGGTGACTGCTAAATCAGCTATCCATGCTTGTAAAATGTGGTCACTTCCATACAAAGTTGGATGCCTCTTTATACATGTATCCATGTTCTCAGCCACAGCTTGTGCTAAAGGATAACTCAAAGCATAACCAGCACCACCAAGCGCCATTTGAAATATCATCCCAAAATTACTCACAATGCACTCTGAATTCATCCCAACATAATAGTACTTTGTGTGATCATACTTCGAAAGCACGTTGACCAAACTGTCAATCATTAGCACAGTGTCATCGTCAGCCATAACTAGTAGTAATAAATAGGAGTACTAATTAACTAAGGAAAACGTAGCTTTTCAAAGtttctaattaattttttaattctATTGTTAAATGGTATGTATATAGATGATGTGTATTGATTTGTTATCTTGTACACTGATGATTTGACAcgtataaatttttatttttaagcaAAAATAATTGATTTGACACATAAAATATCAGTAAcctgattacaacaacaacaatatacccagtgaaatcccacaatgtgaggtctagggagggtaaagtgtacgcagaccatactcCTATCTCGGAAaacagggaggctgtttccgaaagaccttcGGCTCATCAGTAACCAGTGATTACGACACTAATAACAAGCATTAAAATTGAGAAGGGAAAAAATGGTAATTTTGTGGCGCACCGAAAGCTGCATCATACTTGTTATTTGCGAGTAAGAAAGCCTTTTCACTTATTATATTTCACTGAATGTGAGGTttcctttaattaattaaaagaaCACTAAGTCATTAATTATGGAAGCTACATATTGATTTGGAGCCTAGTGCCAAATGTACGTGATTTGAAGGAGTTTTAAGTTTTATGCATTGATGATTTTATTATTTTAGCAAACCATCTAGATTCAGTTACTGGTATGATCGCACTAGTTTGAGATTGTCAAGCTAAATttaagataaaaaatatttaaaatttgagATTGGACTTGAGATAAAAATATCTGAAGTTTACTTGGACAAGTTAGATTTGCTAAAGTCTAACTTCATATGTGAAGTCCATTCTGCTGAACTTATTAATTTTTACTTTTTACGCATGATGGCTATAACTTAAATAGTGGTCTCAGACTTTGGCTATTTGTGCACTTGCCTAACATTTCATAACAAGAGAGAAGGTTGATTTTAAAAACCAGATAAAACCAAAGTCATCAATCCCTTTGTATCCAATTTTCTTCAGCTTATTCTTGAAGGAATTGAAGTGTTAATAGTAGACTTGGTACATTCATAAAGTAACAACTGTGTGGTTATAAAAGCTTCTCGTTAGGATGAatatttaaattaaaatatttctGACTTTAGAATTCTATGATATTTTTTTTGAATGGAATTAAAGAAAAGTTTATCACATGAACTAAAACAAAAAGAGTATAACAAGAGAGAAGTTGATTTAAAAAACCAAATAAAACCAAACTCATCCAATCCGTTTGTTAATACTTGGTACATTTATAAACATAGCAAGGTTCACTTTCTACGGGACATCACATCAATTTTATAATAGATACTATTTAAGCCAGATTAATATATTAcgaaacaacaacaataactacgcCTCAATTCCAAACAAATTGAGGTCGCCTATGAAAATCCTTGTTGATCATATTTTCCCGTTTAAGCTCATAAGAATACGGTAGGGAACAATAATAACAGCaacaacacctcaataccaaacAAATTGAGGTTGCCTATATGGATTTTAACTTACCATACTTTTCCGTTTAAGCTAAGAATAATACGTTAGGAAGTACTTGATGCATAATCAACTTATCGGCCACTAAGACGATTCCTGCTTTCTTCGTATAATCATAGGTGTCCAACGAGAAATATGCATCCACAAAGTTCCCGGGACTGATCAATCTATCTAATTCTGCAAAGTCAAAGTTATTGTACTCAACTCTTTGGTTGGTGAAAGATCCATTTTGATGTCTTTCAATCTGTGTTCCCCCTCTACCCTTCAAGCTGCACATTAAGCAAATAGAAAGTGAAATATGATCAAATAAAACATATAAAAGCCCATAATGTTCCATCGGGCTCGTATCGGATCCCCAAAAAATAGTatatttttggaggatctgacaaTATAGGTGCCAAAGCATCAGGGGCGACTCAACAAAAATAGTAGACTGAAGCCAAATCTTGATGAAATGCCTTAATTGGTGTCTCAACATATTTGTTATGTCTTTGTACTCTCACTTTCCCTTTTTTTTAGAAATAAGAAAATTTCAAGGTTATAAAAAAGAGGACAAATGTCAATTGGGCCAAGTCTCTGCATAagtaaagaaggaaaaaaaaatgacaacagaTTCTTGATTTACCTTCTTTATTTGTGATTAGGATGGACACATTATGAACCTGAAGAACAGATTGAAGCTAAGTCTCTACACAAGTGAGGAAGGACAATCTTCAACAATTCAACCCCTCGTTTTGAATATTTGCAACTTGTACAAGTTGATATTACCATTTGGGACTTACTGAGATGGTTTGAATTGAGACCCCGGGGGCGAGGGACTAGAGTGAGTTTAGTCACATTATGGAACCTTAGACacttttaaattttttgttgtcatCTGGTGTCTTGCGATCGCAAAAGGTGAAGAGCTGGCCAGAACTGTAAAAGGGAGATGGGCTTCGCGAACACGAGTGGACTCAACTCTATTGACCTCCGTGATCCCGACTCTTAGATGCTCATCCAAATGCGGGTTCATACCTATTTTGAATTCCGCACTCTACTTGGTTACTGATTTTTGGATTATTTACGTCCTTATGTTGGACTTATATTCAGTTTAGGGTGCATTTACTATGTTTAATGAATGGTTCGCTTGATATGGGGGGTTGTTGGGTGCCGATCGCAAAGCCCGGGCATTCCGGCGCGAGACAATATCGCACATTTTCTCACTTAGCTGATTGATATTATAAATATATCAAAGCAACTCTATACCAAAATCAGCAACATGTAATATATCTCACTaaaacaattgcaaaaaaaaaaaaaaaaaaacaaagaacaaaatgTGACTGATTTCTTAGGATATCCGGATTGAGGTTATCTTTCCTTTTAGAAGCTATTTCACTGGGACTCTTCAAATATACTGTCGGTCTATCAGATGTGTGTTGAATCCGCCAAAAGCTATACATTTATGGACGACTCGACACTGGTGTGACAACATATTTGGAGGGTCCGAGCATATAGATTAGTAACTTACCGCAATCGAACTTGATTTTTGCGAACAATAGGAAACCATTTCGAGTTACCACCACAATGCTTGTACCTCTGCTCTGCATGAACATCACATTCGTTCAGAATTTCACATAAAAGCGAAGAGGCGTCCACCTCAAAAGTGAGTCGACTACTAGCATCATCGAACTTGCTGATTTCAGACTGCACGTTGAGGCGACTACAATGCAATTTCAAATCAATGTCGTGGTGCATAACTCGTATTTTCGAGTTTCCATCATAAAATGAGGCGGGGATCGCGTACATAGAAGGTATAGAAACTTCGTCGGGTGAAATCCATGAAGTTTGAGGAAGTATTTTGGGAAACATAGACTCCTGCAAATAAGTTGAATTGTGTATCATAGCATTTGTGATGCTGTAAAGattttcattaaggataaaatgagaagtttataCTTAGACTATTTCAAATATAGATCTGTATCATtattttttgggacaaactaatgaGAAAATAGCGTCATATAAACTGAAACAAAATAAGAGCAAAATAATAATTACACTTACCAAGAATAAAACTGCTCCACAGTGCTTCACAACTTTAAGATTCATCCGGACGTCATCTAAACTCCTGAAATTACAGAGATTAAGAAGTCACAAACTTGATCCCTACTatgaaaaaaaatggaattagCTACGAACTTTATTGCTAATCCATCGCTAAATTGCTCGTAGCTAACAAAATTGTTTGATAATCCGTGCTATTTTGTCGCTTAATAGGATTATCTACAAATTTTGCTGTTTGGCTACAAAATTTGTCTGTCGCTAATTCCTTATTTTTTAGTACTGCGCGTCCTACACTAAAATATCAAAACTATGGTCTAATAACAAtcaaattatcctcaatataaacGAATTAATATCCATACTTACCTATGCACTTGCTCTTCAAATCCAAAATACGCCGCAAGACTATCCAACTGCTACAAACATTATCACTCAAATCAGTATCAGCCTACTTCTTACGTAGTTCCCAaatacataaattttatttaaaaaacttAAGGATTTTATGTTTGATTTCACAATCAAAATTATGAAATTTAGCTCTTGAAATCCAATTGTGCCCGACGAAGGTAATACATGATTTGCACCAAATCTAATGGGCTTGGACGGACCCGTAACAAATGTATTGAGTCCAGCTCCACTTTCCCGGTTTGTGTCAGTTTCACTGACCTCTAGGACTTTTTCACCCTTCTGTTTTTTCCTTCCTCCTTCATATCGAGCGAGCTACCAGCTCCTCCACCACTGTGCAACCAATAAACACCCCTTATACATTATAAACCCCTCTCATGTATAAACAACTCttgtataagtttgtataatattgtatactagttttatacattattatacacttttatagaaggtttatacattgtatacagtaggtgtataaagttgtatattattgtataatgttgtataccgTCAAAAAGTGTCAATACatgtgtaatttaaaaatatggctacacAAGTGCAATTTTGTATGCTGGATTGTACATTACTGAAATTTTTCTAATAAAAAAAATACCGTCATGTTACCAGCTCTCTTTCCAAACCAGTTTGTTAACAGATGTCGCGAATCAATCAAGTGCCTATATTCTGGTGCTGGCTTATTAATTCCATCAAATGCCTCTTTAATTCGAGCACAATCAAATTCC
Coding sequences:
- the LOC132625961 gene encoding uncharacterized protein LOC132625961 isoform X2, with product MADDDTVLMIDSLVNVLSKYDHTKYYYVGMNSECIVSNFGMIFQMALGGAGYALSYPLAQAVAENMDTCIKRHPTLYGSDHILQAWIADLAVTITLEKGFHQIDLRGDISSFLSAHPQSPFLSLHHLDLVAPIFPSMNRYDVVNHIMKAASVTTKKMLKSDLQKSTSMRSEKKRPHEMAGRALLQAGPPGTGKTALAISQDVGSKAVGDVVYIEGNSGAVKRVGRSDAFAT
- the LOC132625961 gene encoding uncharacterized protein LOC132625961 isoform X3, giving the protein MADDDTVLMIDSLVNVLSKYDHTKYYYVGMNSECIVSNFGMIFQMALGGAGYALSYPLAQAVAENMDTCIKRHPTLYGSDHILQAWIADLAVTITLEKGFHQIDLRGDISSFLSAHPQSPFLSLHHLDLVAPIFPSMNRYDVVNHIMKAASVTTKKMLKSDLQKSTSMRSEKKRPHEMAGRALLQAGPPGTGKTALAISQDVGSKEEDNEEL
- the LOC132625961 gene encoding uncharacterized protein LOC132625961 isoform X1 encodes the protein MADDDTVLMIDSLVNVLSKYDHTKYYYVGMNSECIVSNFGMIFQMALGGAGYALSYPLAQAVAENMDTCIKRHPTLYGSDHILQAWIADLAVTITLEKGFHQIDLRGDISSFLSAHPQSPFLSLHHLDLVAPIFPSMNRYDVVNHIMKAASVTTKKMLKSDLQKSTSMRSEKKRPHEMAGRALLQAGPPGTGKTALAISQDVGSKGAFFILNQVKVFSFINMAKERLYTRDIPKDLSCL
- the LOC132625960 gene encoding protein NEN1-like isoform X1: MEIMNGQHDAIVFFDVETTYPDPVRILYEFGSIYVCPRRLIELNNTSYKTLIRPDDLDILTDRSWKNLSKKRITREDLVSAPHFFKVADTIYHILHGRIWAGHNIEEFDCARIKEAFDGINKPAPEYRHLIDSRHLLTNWFGKRAGNMTQLDSLAAYFGFEEQVHRSLDDVRMNLKVVKHCGAVLFLESMFPKILPQTSWISPDEVSIPSMYAIPASFYDGNSKIRVMHHDIDLKLHCSRLNVQSEISKFDDASSRLTFEVDASSLLCEILNECDVHAEQRYKHCGGNSKWFPIVRKNQVRLRLKGRGGTQIERHQNGSFTNQRVEYNNFDFAELDRLISPGNFVDAYFSLDTYDYTKKAGIVLVADKLIMHQVLPNVLFLA
- the LOC132625960 gene encoding protein NEN1-like isoform X2; the protein is MEIMNGQHDAIVFFDVETTYPDPVRILYEFGSIYVCPRRLIELNNTSYKTLIRPDDLDILTDRSWKNLSKKRITREDLVSAPHFFKVADTIYHILHGRIWAGHNIEEFDCARIKEAFDGINKPAPEYRHLIDSRHLLTNWFGKRAGNMTLDSLAAYFGFEEQVHRSLDDVRMNLKVVKHCGAVLFLESMFPKILPQTSWISPDEVSIPSMYAIPASFYDGNSKIRVMHHDIDLKLHCSRLNVQSEISKFDDASSRLTFEVDASSLLCEILNECDVHAEQRYKHCGGNSKWFPIVRKNQVRLRLKGRGGTQIERHQNGSFTNQRVEYNNFDFAELDRLISPGNFVDAYFSLDTYDYTKKAGIVLVADKLIMHQVLPNVLFLA